A single region of the Lates calcarifer isolate ASB-BC8 linkage group LG3, TLL_Latcal_v3, whole genome shotgun sequence genome encodes:
- the mrpl36 gene encoding LOW QUALITY PROTEIN: 39S ribosomal protein L36, mitochondrial (The sequence of the model RefSeq protein was modified relative to this genomic sequence to represent the inferred CDS: deleted 2 bases in 2 codons) yields the protein MAPLLLKHLATSLTRQVAQMSRLNLTFSSSAANAYRCLYSLTTAPRTLLLSSARVSPIQLPSSGSSAQCGPSLLGQCQHFPCVQPSAGMKTKSALKRRCNDCFFVRRRGRLFVFCKTNPRHKQRQG from the exons ATGGCACCCCTACTGTTGAAGCACCTGGCGACCTCCCTG ACTCGCCAAGTGGCCCAGATGAGCCGTTTAAATCTGACCTTCTCCTCATCGGCAGCGAATGCCTACAGATGTCTCTACTCCCTCACCACAGCTCCCCGCACACTGCTCCTGTCATCAGCCAGAGTCAGCCCCATCCAGCTGCCCTCGTCTGGCTCTTCAGCTCAGTGTGGACCATCTCTGTTGGGACAGTGTCAGCAT TTTCCCTGCGTCCAGCCATCTGCAGGGATGAAAACCAAGTCTGCCCTGAAGAGGCGCTGCAATGACTGTTTCTTTGTTCGGCGAAGGGGCcgtttgtttgtgttctgcAAGACAAATCCAAGACACAAGCAGAGGCAGggctaa